In a single window of the Gossypium hirsutum isolate 1008001.06 chromosome D02, Gossypium_hirsutum_v2.1, whole genome shotgun sequence genome:
- the LOC107934827 gene encoding wall-associated receptor kinase-like 8: protein MEILGSFTSRDVIVNNPVTYSNCPSKGDNGSGDVDLTDSPFFFSGNNLFGSIGCGHSATVSSNRTDPIGGCLQPRCGDGTEFQGCYATVSENLTSYTAKMIPFTNESNGRNACTSAFMFSVGNFGHFSFPRDINISSTHVPAILEWKTFDPKLKVPLRKSDCAEKCGNIDILYPFGIEDRCYMNDAFRVSCEETIDGSKPFISSINLTLVDVKFSEGRVIINNSITYSNCNNHQNDHKKGVSVNLTNTPFYFSDIFNRFGSVGCGNFATIYHNQTDDPIGGCLQPSCNSNANLSTNDMCITSIPPRLDTFAASLTKKYRSYDGNRSCRSAFVFDMDSLDNDGLLTVPHTKGHVATSLQWGKPLPAPCKLKDGKKTFCNSEGHYCWSWLSRELLCVCSDSDYASAYSVDVCEEPGKCENSKRRYCNMLCLNAPGNYCSLTCPEGYKYSDEEYRCKLIKTNSSPLPGRTRNLIIIIGCSTSIGTIFALLCIWRLFKALERRNDIKLKQKYFKRNGGLLLQQQLSSNEGNVEKIKLFASKELEKATDYYNENRILGRGGQGIFYKGMLTDGSIVAIKRSKLVEKKVLEEMKLEQFINEVIILSQINHRNVVKLLGCCLETNVPLLVYEFIPNGTLSDLIHKPNEEFPLTWEMRLRISTEIANALFYLHSAASVPIYHRDIKSSNILLDDKYRAKVSDFGISRSVAIEQTHVTTRVHGTLGYLDPEYFRSNQYTEKSDVYSFGVVLVELLTGQKPISSSQSGEQRGSLVTFFLHSMKENSLFDIFDPQVMNEGPREEVIAVSWLAKRCLNINRNKRPTMKQVAMELERIRTSDETNVLQEQSDDEEDYEIMDDVTDPWGISSCSTMVIIDNI from the exons ATGGAGATACTCGGTTCGTTTACGTCACGAGACGTGATCGTCAACAACCCGGTTACTTATTCCAATTGTCCGAGTAAAGGTGACAACGGAAGCGGCGATGTGGACTTAACAGACAGTCCGTTTTTCTTCTCAGGAAATAACTTGTTCGGTTCAATAGGTTGCGGTCATTCGGCCACCGTTTCTAGTAATAGAACTGACCCCATCGGTGGCTGCCTGCAACCGAGATGTGGCGACGGGACTGAATTTCAGGGCTGTTATGCCACAGTTTCTGAAAATTTAACTTCTTATACTGCAAAAATGATCCCATTTACTAATGAAAGCAACGGCAGGAATGCCTGCACATCTGCTTTTATGTTCTCCGTTGGCAATTTCGGACATTTCTCATTTCCTCGTGACATAAACATCAGTTCGACGCATGTTCCTGCAATTCTGGAGTGGAAAACCTTCGATCCCAAATTGAAAG TTCCTCTTCGGAAGTCTGATTGTGCAGAAAAATGTGGGAATATTGATATCTTATACCCGTTTGGAATAGAAGACAGGTGTTACATGAACGATGCGTTCAGAGTAAGTTGTGAAGAAACCATTGATGGATCAAAGCCTTTCATTAGTAGCATCAATCTGACATTGGTCGATGTTAAATTTTCCGAAGGAAGAGTCATCATCAacaattcaataacttattctaACTGCAATAATCATCAAAACGACCATAAAAAAGGAGTTAGTGTCAACCTAACAAACACGCCTTTCTACTTCTCAGATATCTTCAACCGATTTGGGTCGGTAGGATGTGGCAATTTCGCTACCATATATCACAATCAAACCGATGATCCTATTGGTGGTTGCTTGCAACCCAGTTGCAACAGCAATGCTAATTTAAGTACCAATGATATGTGCATCACGTCAATTCCACCACGTCTTGACACCTTTGCCGCAAGCTTGACAAAGAAGTATCGTAGTTACGATGGCAACCGATCATGCAGATCGGCTTTTGTGTTCGATATGGATTCGTTGGATAATGATGGATTATTAACAGTCCCACACACCAAAGGGCATGTCGCTACATCCCTACAATGGGGCAAACCATTGCCTGCGCCTTGCAAGTTGAAAGATGGTAAAAAGACCTTTTGTAACTCGGAAGGACATTATTGTTGGTCATGGTTGAGCCGTGAACTTTTATGCGTTTGCAGCGACAGCGACTATGCCAGCGCATATTCAGTTGACGTTTGCGAAG AACCAGGCAAATGCGAGAATTCTAAGCGTAGGTATTGTAATATGCTTTGTTTGAATGCTCCTGGCAACTATTGTTCATTAACATGCCCCGAAGGATATAAATACTCAGATGAGGAATATAGGTGCAAGCTCATAAAAACTAATTCATCACCATTGCCCGGAAGGACCCGGAATTTGATAATCATTATAG GTTGCAGCACTAGTATTGGGACTATATTTGCTTTGCTCTGTATATGGCGTTTGTTCAAAGCACTCGAAAGAAGAAACGATATCAAGTTGAAGCAGAAATACTTCAAGAGGAATGGAGGATTACTGTTGCAACAGCAATTGTCCAGCAACGAAGGTAATGTTGAGAAAATAAAGTTGTTTGCTTCAAAGGAGTTGGAAAAGGCAACAGATTACTACAATGAGAATCGAATTCTCGGTCGAGGCGGTCAAGGAATTTTTTATAAAGGAATGTTGACGGATGGAAGCATTGTGGCAATTAAAAGGTCCAAGTTGGTGGAAAAGAAGGTATTAGAAGAAATGAAGCTTGAACAATTCATCAATGAGGTGATAATTTTATCACAAATTAACCATAGAAACGTGGTTAAACTGTTAGGTTGTTGCTTAGAGACAAATGTTCCTTTGTTGGTGTACGAGTTCATCCCAAATGGAACACTATCTGATCTCATACACAAGCCAAACGAAGAGTTCCCATTGACATGGGAAATGCGATTACGAATCTCAACTGAAATCGCGAATGCTTTGTTTTACTTGCATTCAGCTGCTTCTGTCCCGATTTATCATCGAGACATCAAATCTAGCAACATACTTTTGGACGATAAATACAGAGCAAAAGTATCGGATTTCGGAATTTCGAGATCAGTTGCAATCGAGCAAACTCATGTGACCACTCGAGTTCATGGAACTTTGGGATACTTGGATCCCGAATACTTCCGATCAAATCAATACACAGAGAAGAGCGATGTATACAGTTTTGGAGTTGTTCTTGTTGAACTTTTAACAGGACAAAAGCCCATCTCTTCGAGTCAATCGGGAGAACAAAGAGGAAGCTTAGTAACATTTTTCTTGCATTCAATGAAGGAGAATTCTTTATTTGATATATTCGATCCACAAGTAATGAATGAAGGTCCAAGAGAAGAGGTTATAGCAGTTTCATGGCTGGCAAAAAGATGCTTGAACATCAACAGAAACAAAAGACCGACAATGAAACAAGTCGCAATGGAACTGGAACGGATTCGAACATCAGATGAAACCAATGTTCTTCAAGAACAAAGTGACGATGAAGAAGATTATGAAATAATGGACGACGTGACAGATCCTTGGGGTATTTCTTCTTGTTCAACAATGGTAATTATCGACAACATATAA